Genomic segment of Populus nigra chromosome 6, ddPopNigr1.1, whole genome shotgun sequence:
ttttgaaaaaaaatacataaacgaTATATCTgtcaagagaaagaaaatattgttgTATTTTTCGGAACATTGAATATTCGAAATCCTTGGTGGTATTTTTCGGTGCTTAAACAAcgacttaaaaaaattaccacTGTAATACTTGtagtgaatttaataaattaaaattaatggatcaATGACAAACATGTGTGTTTTGGATATAAGAAAAttctgtaatatttttaaattttttaatggtttttataattttatgatttttcgaaaagtcattataatttatactgAATTATTATGCTTGTAACTAACGCGGAGCTCatagaaccttttttttttttttttccatgaacgAATTGTCACTCAGTTTacagggagagggagagaaattGCAAAGATACAATGAGTTTCGTAGGGCCCTTCTATTAATATCCATCTCAGAATGGAATGATGATTTTccgactttttttttaaaatttaaattttgtttttactttaaattaaattaattttaatatttttaaatcgttttgatatataaatattaaaaatatattttaaaaaataaataaaaaatattattttaatattttttcaaacaaaaatactttaaaaaataatcattacaaaCCTCCAAACACCCTCCTCACAGATGATCACCCTCCTCACAAATGATCAAGAGATGATAGAAACTCTTCATCAAGTATATGATAATGAAGTGGAAGAGCTGGATCTTCTAGTGGCACTCATggcagagaagaaaataaaggattTGCCATTAGTGAGACTGCTTTTATTATATTCCTTATCATGGCATCCAGGTGCGTGTGTGCGtgtattttacataaaatagcTTTGCAGCCAACAGCTAGAGGCCAGATATTTTGCGTCCATAACTCTGTCCAACCTCTCTAGTTgtcaaaacggaacaaatttatCTTGCAACAACAGAGATAGAAATCTAAGCAAAACTGTTGGATCGTTTAGTTAATCAACCTCTACTCTATGTTGTTTAGCCTTTGTATTTGCTGGCTGTATTTCCTGGAATGGTTTGAAAGGTTCTGAGAATGTGATGCTGCCCTGGTTTGGAtccttgaatttgaatttcagCCATTGTTGTTTTGCAAGATCACATCATAGTGGGGCCCAAAAGTATTGAACAGAGGGTGCTAGCTGCCCCGATTGCATCTACCTGTTAGCTTCCAAATAACCTTGCTTGATTACATTTAGTAAGAACCTAGTGAATGCACCATATTATAATGAGAACTGTTCCCTCAGTGGGGCATTTGGTGCGAGACGTGTAAAATTGTTCTGTCTTCTTGTCCAACTATTGCTTCGTTAATCAATCAATAAAGCTAGTACCTTGTGATAATCGATATACACAACTAGAATTGAGAAACAAAACTGTAAGCGTTTACTTCTgctcaaagaaaataaaaaaaaactgggagCTAGTTTTCTAGGCGAATCCAATGTTGTCATTCTAGGAGTCCAGTTTTTGTGGTGTGTGACTAAGGAATGAATAGAGGGAAATATGAACCGGATGACTGGGAAGAGTTTGGAACTGGgagtaatgattgtttttcttcTGATTATGTACTCCCTCACAAAGATTCCTCAGAAGGAGGATGTAGGTCCTCTAAGTTTGAGCAGCTAGAACAGCAGAAAGAGCCATTTTTGGATTACAGACAGTTTGAAGATCTGGAGCTCGATGTCCTTTGTCCACTGCTTCCAGCATGTCCATATCAAATTGCAATGCTTCGAGAAATCCAGGAGGAAATTGAAGATATTGGAGTCCCCAAGACGCAAAATGAACGTCCGTTTTCTTTATCCACACTTGAGCTGCTAAAGGATTATACAAAGGGTCGTAGACGTTTGAACGTTGAACCAAGCGATGCAAATTTGGCAGGCCAGAAGTTGTCAACTGAAGAAATCATGAGATTTGCTGGAGTGAAGTTTATTCAGTCTTCTATCCAAGTGGCTGGTGTTGGTTCCCTGCTTAAGTATCCTTATGATCTTTCTTTCTCTGGTCTCTCTGACGAGGAGACCAAAAATGTAGAGCTTGCTGAATGCATGCTGGCTTCCGCTGAAAAAGTAGGCAATCAACAATATGACAGTGCCAGAAGATTGCTAAATCAATGCGATCTCTTGTCTTCCAATACTGGAAATCCTGTTCAAAGAgtagtttattatttttccgAGGCTCTTCGAAAGAGAATTGATCGAGAAACAGGAAAAGTGGCATCTCAGAGTCTGGAAAGTGACCTATTTGATGTCTATGAAGCAGTGATGATTCCAAACCCCATTATCCAGGCATGCTATGAAGGAATTCCATTCTACCAGGCTCCACACTTCGCTGGAACCCAGGCCATTTTAGAGAACATGGCCGAGGCAAAGAGGGTTCACGTAATTGATCTGAAAATCAGTAATGGGCTGCAATGGACTGTCTTGATGCATGCTTTAGCGTCTCGAAATGAATGCCCTCTTGAGCTTCTCAAGATAACTGCTGTGGGGACCAATTCAAAGCAACATATTGAGGATACAGGTAACCGTTTAAAGAGTTTTGCTCAGACAACTAACatacccttttcttttaagatagTTATGGTATCAAGCATGCTTGATCTCAAAGAGGATCTCTTTGAGTTAGATGCCGATGAACAACTAGCTGTATACTCTGAATATGCACTAAAGAGCTTGATTGTGCAGCCAAATCAGCTGGGTCATTTAATGGAAGTTTTCAGGAGTATCAATCCGTGTGTGTTGGTGATGATTGAAATAGAAGCAAATCACAACTCGAGGGTCTTTGTCCATCGTTTCATTGAAACTCTTTTTTACTTCAGTGCATATTTTGATTGTGTTGATGCATGTCTGGAACATAATGATCCATCTAGCAGGATGATTATAGAATCCATTTACTTGGGCGAAGGAATCAGGAATATTGTGGCTAGTGAGGGAGAGGAAAGGAAGATTCGAAATGTGAAGATTGATGTGTGGAGAAAATTCCTTGCACAGTTTGGAATGGTAGAGACAGAACTGAGCGAGGCATCCTTGCATCAGGCAAACTTTGTTATCAAGAAATTTGCTTTTGGGAGCTGCTGTACATTTGATATAGATGGGAAAAGCCTGCTTATTGGGTGGAAGGGCACACCAATTCTTTCACTTTCCACTTGGAAGTTCATGTCACAAGACTAGTAAGGATTTGTTTGTTCAATTGCCAACAGATTTTAGCAGTTGTTCCTTTTTTGGTGGAAAAATCCTGTTACATAAGAATTTgtctgaatttttaattttttggacaGACTGTTTAAAGGCAGTTCttaatgaattttcttttgaactgaattaaaaatttataatatgtgCTGTATTCACTTTACAGATGAAAATGATTTTGCCCAAATTCCAAAGGCAAGGCCCACATATGAATAAGAGTAAGCTTGATTTCAGGGATCCCATTCTTTCAATGGATGAGCTTCTTGTGAAAGGGGTTTCTGGAAGAATTTTTGCTAAAATTAGCATCTACTCAGCGAATAATGCACTGAATGGATAATTTCTAACCAGGCCCAGTATCAATAAAATTCATTGATTCATTGTACAGCAGCCCTGTCCATGCCTAGTCCCGGAGATCGTTTACCGCTTCATTTCCAGCTATTACTAGTTGGTCATAATACTGAAGTTGTTCATCTAATGTTCAATAAATGTTGCCCTAACCGTTAAATAATcagtttaaaaacttaaattgttaaatggaatctcaatatataatttatattattctttaacatatttcttttaattaaaaaataaaataaaagtggtaAGATTTAAACTTGTGCTTGTTTAGTTATCAAAACTCTAAtaccatatcaaaaaatcatcttaatttaaaaactaaaatcgtTTAGTGAGatcctaaaatattatttatattattttttatcacagAAATTGTGATTTGTTAACTATCCAATTGCTCAAAGTCAATGGTTGTTTCATTTCTAAGAATTTTGTTCAAGTTCTGCTTTTCAtgccctttctttctttgttttataatttcttgCAAGTAATTCTTTAAGGTAAAGGTTGACTGCAATGCAATTTGAAGAAGTTTACTCGGGGTTTGGGTTAATATATAGTGCTTTAAACTTGGATAAAAATGCAAGCACAAATAGCACTGTTCCACACATCTTCCAGAATAAAAGTGGCCACAACTTTCCAGTTCTGGGCTGGTAAATGTTGATGAAGTATGATGGAAAAATCAAGGCATAgcgacaataaaataaaataattcagaaataaatatcatatcaaataaggaaaataaaatcaatttagcaTTATtggctgaaataaaaaaaaggcaagttCTTTTTGGATAATTCTTGGCTGAAATCCCAAAGATCCAATGAGATTTGGTAACCGAGTAACTAGTGAGTACTTAAAGTATGATATTGGAACGGCCTGATTGAGCCTCCAAACATTATTGGTTTTGCTTTTAGTTCTTGTAATTAACATCTATCTGTTTTATGCTTATGTTGTTTACTTTTTGtgctttcttgatgaatctttCAGAGAATATTGTTCGCAAGATTCTGAGTATGATGTCAGCTTGAATTATGTTGTTCAGTTTCAGTCCATTCTGCCAGTCTCGTTAGAACcgatatttctttaaaatatttggcTGCAAGTTACCACATACTTGCCATCTGTAGTGCAAGCTGCCTTGATTACATCAATGTCAAACTGACTGTTCTTGACGACTTTGGGATGAAACAACATATGTCACGTATTAGAGTATAATACAATATAGGAAACGTCCACTCACCGAGAGGATATTATAAAGCCAAAGGAAACCTCATGTCTTCCAGTCCAATTATAGTACCTTTGATTTTATCTACTTATAATAAAACTAGCATTCCTTATGGGAAAGAAAACTGTGAGCTCCTTTCCAATTTGAGATGGCAAATGAAAGTTTCTTTCTTGAGGAATGCAATTTTGGTGAAGTCCAAGATGCGTTTAATTCAACGCATAAAAGCTTTGATAGTAAGGAAGGAgagaaaacacaagaaattCGTTTCTATGGAGCTGATGAAGAATTGGGACAGTCATGGAGAAATGATCCCCAAAGTTCATTCATGTCTCCACCGCTTGAAACATGTTTGGAGGAAATCTCAAAGTTAAGAGGAATTGAAAGTGGAATTGGAGATCTTCTTGAACACAATAAGGAAAAGCAACTCCCATTTTCATTAGCTTCACTTCAGCTGTTACAAAAGTATGGAAATGGCCTCAAACGTTTAAACGATATAGAAAGACGAATTGAGCCGAATATTGATCCATCAACCCCGAAGGTCAAAAAGCAAGAATTGTCAACTGAAGAAATCATGAAGATAGCTGGAGCACGGTTTATCCAGTCTTCCAATACCGATGTTCACTTCAACCATCCATTTGATCTTTCTTTCTCTAGCCTTTCTGCTAGCGAGGCCAAAAATATGGAACTTGCCgaacttctcttttcttctgctGAGAAATTAAGCAATCAACAATTCAACAGTGCAAGCAGAATGCTGGACCTATGTGATTTCTTGTCTTCCAACACTGGGAATCCAGTTCAACGACTAGTTTACTATTTTTCTAGAGCTCTTCGAGAGAGAATTAATCAAGAAACAAGAAGATCCACGTCGAAGGAGCAGTCATTCAATATATACGAGGCAATTATGACTCCAAGTCTCAGCAACATGGCATTTTACAAACAAAATCCATTCAACCAGGTTTCACACTTCGCTGGAATTCAAGCCATTGTGGAAAATACGATCGAGTCAAAGAGGATTCACATAATTGATCTTGAAATCAGGAGTGGACTGCAATGGACAATTTTCATGCAAGCTTTGGTGTCTCAAGAAGCATGGCCCCTTGAACTTCTCAAGATAACTGCCATTGGGACTACCTCAAAGCAGTTGATCGAGGATACAGGCAAGAGGTTGTTAAGTTTTGCTCAGACCATGAACCTGCCCTTTTCGTTTAATGTGGTTATGGTATCAGACATACTGGATCTCAGAGAAGATCACTTTCAGCTGGATGATGATGAAACAGTGGCTGTATTTTCTGAATTTTACCTAGCAAGCCTAATTGCATCTCCAAACCGGTTGGATTCCTTAATGAAAGTGATCAGAAACATCAATCCACGTGTAATGGTTATCATTGAAGTTGAGGCAAATCACAACTCCCCAGTTTTTGTAGACCGTTTTGTTGAAACACTTTTCTACCTCAGTGCATTTTTTGATTGCCTCGACACTTGTATGGAACGGGATGATCCAAACAGGGTGATTTCGGAATCAATTTACTTTGGTGAGGGAATAAGGAAAATCTTGGTCGCAGAGGGAGAGGAGAGGAATATTCGGAATGTGAAGATCGATGTATGGAGGGCATGCTTTGCGCGTTTTGAGATGGTAGAGGCAGAAATGAGCATGTCATCTACATGCCAAGCAAACATCATGGCCAAGAAATTAGCTTGTGGGAAGGCTTGTACACTTAATATGGATGGAAAAAGCCTAATTATTGGGTGGAAGGGTACACCAATCCATTGTCTTTCTGTTTGGAAGTTTGCTTGACAAGAAATCAAAGGAGTGAGGGATGTGAATTTCCTACACAGTAGCCATGTCCATGCCTACCAGAGATCATTTACCATGGATTTCTAGTTATTAATTGCTGTTTTAAACTCTTAAGCTCTTCACCAAATGTTTAATAATTATTGGAGCAGAACCAACcgtaatttttaagaatttgtAATGGTAGTTTTCCATTATTTCCTTGTGGCATGGATATCTgtatgaagaattcaaaactttgaaaaaaggAATCAGCTACTCCTAACAATTATCAgatagaaaactgaaaaaataaatatttgacatGCTCCAGTTGAGATGTTCCTGCTAGCAGTATGCCATGGCTTTAAACACCACATGTTTTCAGAACATGGCTCCAGAAACTTTTCTTCTACAGCAATACGAGCCTCAGCTTCATCAAAGATCACTTTTTACAtggtaattttaaaagttttccaTGCTAAGCTGTTAATTGAATCAGTTCGCAAAATAAAATACTGAAAGTTGAGCAAGTATATAAAAACCTATTGAATTAAGCTAACTCCTAGAGGAGATACTCTAATAGTCTGCAGTATGGAATTATCTTAATATGCAAATATCATTCTGCTTCTTgtaaattatgatttaatattaatattatacatTGCAGGTTGGATGCTTTTTGACAAGTATCACTCAGTTGCCGCGGACATTAATTAGATTTGAATAGTTGATGTGAGCAGAGTTCTCATCACTACTTGTGATCATGATTTCATAGAGCAGGCTATAACGATCAGTGTTAATGGAGAGGTTCATAAAGTAAGTGTTAGGGAAGAGACTTGCGATAAGATGCTTGACAATTGGTTTtccaaaaacaaagttttagcTAGGAAATCTTTGTCGCCACAATCAACAGACTCTGATGTAGGAAGTGAAGGTGTTGGTCTCAATAAGCAGAACAATTGTGATAATTTCGACAGTGTGGTTTTCCGAATTTGGGAGGAAGTTGAGGCTGGTATAGCAGCTGAGCAGAACGATTTTCAAGGATCTATTGAAGTTGAATCTCATCCATCATCTCCTCATGCTGAGCGGCATGAAGTTTCTTTATCAACATCTGTCCCAAGTGTTGAGGACATACCAAACAGAGAGTGTGCTAACCCATCATCGTCGAACTCCTCAATGTGTTCCATTCATAGTAAAAAGTAAATCTCTTAGCTCTGACCCTAAAGTTGATATGCTTCTCTCAGATTTCATTGAAATCAGGGGGGAAGCAAAggctagatttttattttttatatgtaattttctTGACATTAAGGGAAGTTttgataaattgaataaaaattgcaGAGTTGTAGACTTTTCCAACCTACgttcttttttttctgcctttttcttctctttctttggccttttcttttctttttcattaggcttcaaatctttttttgttcCGCATCACGTAGTTTTGCTTTGCGTTGGAAGGCTGTTTTGTATCGTGTTGATagtctatgttatttttttatgtctgcTGTAAGTTTTCTTTCTCCCTTGGTTGGTTTATGTCTGCTGTAAAGCAATATCATATTTCTTGCTGGTTTCGCCGTGTTCTATATTCATATTTGTTTCTATTGCTGAAGCCTGAACTTCTACGGAGAAAATTTAagtttaaacttaaaatttccCCTCtgcttttttgtcttttcctgCTGTTTGGATGCAGATACATTTTCAGTCTCTTGAAGAGTTTTAGAAACAATCACCCGTTTCTGTTTTCACCTCACAAGACAAATTAGCTGGCAGCATGGATGAAATCGACATGTCAATATCAAAGTTGTTGTTATCTCCATTCACTTTGGAATAGGAACAAAACATTTGATGTCGATCATCCGTCCATAAAACATGGTGCCCAGGCTACTTAATCAATCTAGTTTATGATATAAGAGGGAAAGCAGCAGACCAGTTTCCATTTTGTGATTGTAAATGGCATTTTTCTGGCCCTGAGATTCAATTTCAAGGAAATCTAGCACATAGTCTAGCAAGAAACGGACCTTTTCTTAAGAAGAACAGGAAGGAGACATGGGTTTTCGTTGTCCAGGACTTGAAACCAAGGGAAAATCCCATCTGAAACCTCAAAGCCTAGGGGAAGGGAAGGACAATCAAGCTTCATTCTCTTTAGAAGCATTTCAAGTCCTGAAACAGTACGAAAAACGAGTGAAGCATCTAAACAAGGAAAAATTGGAAGAACCAAGCAATATCATAGAACGCAACAGCGCTGATGTCCCGGCATTATCAACAGAAGAAATCATAAAGGTCGCAACAACAACTTCTCTCGAATACCATCTCCAAAGATCTGACAATCTCTCCAGCTTGTGTTTTGGTTGTGCTCTTTTTGTTCTCACCAGTGATGGTGTGAAATACGTGGAACTCATTCAATTTCTTATAGCCGCAGCCGAGAAGGTTGGCCAACAGCAATTTGATCACGTGAGTGAAATGCTCAGTATGTGTGATCAAATGTCTTCTGCTACAGGGAATCCAGTTCAAAGGATCGTTTACTATTTCACTGGAGCACTTCGAGAGAGAATAGATCGAGAAACTGGAAAAATAACACCCAGAGGATTGTTTACTATTTCAGCAAATGTGGAAGAGGCAATGGTGAGCTTGAGCCCTGCCATTCTTGAATGTCACCAAAGAATGCCCTTTTGTCAGATTGCACAATTAACCGGAATCCAAGCTATTGTGGAAAGCGCAGCCGATTCAAAAAGGCTTCATGTCATTGATCTAAAGATTGATTCTGGGGTGCAATGGATAGCATTGATGCAGGCTCTTACGGCTCGGAATGATTGTCCCACTGAACTACTTAAGATAACTGCTTTTGGGACAACATCAATGAGTAAAATTCAGGAGACTGGTAAGAGGCTGGCACAGTTTGCCGAAACTGTGAACTTACCCTTTTCATTCAACCTAGTTATGGTTCTCAACATAAATGATCTGAAGAAAGAGTCCTTCGAGTTAGAAGATGGAGAATTCATTGCCGTCTACTCCTCACTCTTTCTTAAGAACTTGTTAGCACAACCTAATTGCTTGGAATCCTTAATGAGGGTAATAAGAGATCTTCGACCACAAATAATGGTGATCACAGAACCGGAGGCAAACCACAATTCACAAGCTTTTAAAGATCGTTTTGTTGAAACTCTCCTTTATTTTAGTGCAATTTTTGATTGCCTGGAAGCATGCATGGACCGGTCTGATCCAAGTAGAATGGGAGCAGAAGGTCTTTACTTAAGTTATGCGATAACAAATAGTATTGCAAAGGAAGGGAAGGAGAGGACATTTCAGTGTGTAAAGATTGATTACTGGAGGGCTTATTTAGCAGAATTTGGAATGGAAGAGACAGAGCTAAGCATGACGTCCTTGTATCAAGCAATTCAAGTGGTCAAGAAGTTCGCTTGTGGGAGTTACTGCACCCTTGATATGAATGGCAAGTGCCTAATTACTGGATGGAAGGGAACGCCAATTAATTCCCTTTCTGTTTGGAAGTTCTGTTAGATGCAGGCTTGTACTTCTTTAACTTTTTGTTCACTGAGATTTGTATGAATGATATTTCCTGTTAacagaagtgtttttttttcctccttttccaGTATGCTTAATAGATTTGTGGGTATGCCTGCCTGTGTGAGCAGCTATAGAGCATGCCTCTAAAACTATGTTGCAGGCTTTGTGGAAACTGGAAAGTGTTATGTTTTACTTTTAGCcaccaaatgaaaaaatatatatatgttcaagCTTTGATTGAGTCATCCACATTTTAATAACCATACAAGTTAAATTAACATGCAAAGCCTCTTTTCTCGGCTTATAAGAAAAAGATATGTAGAAAGTAGCCAACATAAACTTTCTCTGAATGAGCCCGATCCTTGTGTCTTCATATAATCACAAGAAatgtctaaaaataaatttaagcaGGGCACAAAGTTTTCTGGAAGTTTCTcatataaataacttttttccattttcttatCACTCTCCAAGGTTTGGACAAAACCATGATATTTCAAAGTTATAACAGCAATGGTCATATCTAAGATTTAATGTTGTCACTTGCTATGAAAGAAATGGTCCATCTGTCTTCAACTGAAACGCTTTTTTCTGTCTGTTCATGTAGTTTAATTGTTTAACTTGTTCATTTTTCTGATCATATAAAGCTGCATACGTACTGCCGGCTGATGctctcaggtaattttttgccCGAGCCTTGTTGGTttcattctaatt
This window contains:
- the LOC133695714 gene encoding DELLA protein RGL1-like — translated: MNRGKYEPDDWEEFGTGSNDCFSSDYVLPHKDSSEGGCRSSKFEQLEQQKEPFLDYRQFEDLELDVLCPLLPACPYQIAMLREIQEEIEDIGVPKTQNERPFSLSTLELLKDYTKGRRRLNVEPSDANLAGQKLSTEEIMRFAGVKFIQSSIQVAGVGSLLKYPYDLSFSGLSDEETKNVELAECMLASAEKVGNQQYDSARRLLNQCDLLSSNTGNPVQRVVYYFSEALRKRIDRETGKVASQSLESDLFDVYEAVMIPNPIIQACYEGIPFYQAPHFAGTQAILENMAEAKRVHVIDLKISNGLQWTVLMHALASRNECPLELLKITAVGTNSKQHIEDTGNRLKSFAQTTNIPFSFKIVMVSSMLDLKEDLFELDADEQLAVYSEYALKSLIVQPNQLGHLMEVFRSINPCVLVMIEIEANHNSRVFVHRFIETLFYFSAYFDCVDACLEHNDPSSRMIIESIYLGEGIRNIVASEGEERKIRNVKIDVWRKFLAQFGMVETELSEASLHQANFVIKKFAFGSCCTFDIDGKSLLIGWKGTPILSLSTWKFMSQD
- the LOC133696668 gene encoding DELLA protein RGL1-like: MANESFFLEECNFGEVQDAFNSTHKSFDSKEGEKTQEIRFYGADEELGQSWRNDPQSSFMSPPLETCLEEISKLRGIESGIGDLLEHNKEKQLPFSLASLQLLQKYGNGLKRLNDIERRIEPNIDPSTPKVKKQELSTEEIMKIAGARFIQSSNTDVHFNHPFDLSFSSLSASEAKNMELAELLFSSAEKLSNQQFNSASRMLDLCDFLSSNTGNPVQRLVYYFSRALRERINQETRRSTSKEQSFNIYEAIMTPSLSNMAFYKQNPFNQVSHFAGIQAIVENTIESKRIHIIDLEIRSGLQWTIFMQALVSQEAWPLELLKITAIGTTSKQLIEDTGKRLLSFAQTMNLPFSFNVVMVSDILDLREDHFQLDDDETVAVFSEFYLASLIASPNRLDSLMKVIRNINPRVMVIIEVEANHNSPVFVDRFVETLFYLSAFFDCLDTCMERDDPNRVISESIYFGEGIRKILVAEGEERNIRNVKIDVWRACFARFEMVEAEMSMSSTCQANIMAKKLACGKACTLNMDGKSLIIGWKGTPIHCLSVWKVLITTCDHDFIEQAITISVNGEVHKVSVREETCDKMLDNWFSKNKVLARKSLSPQSTDSDVGSEGVGLNKQNNCDNFDSVVFRIWEEVEAGIAAEQNDFQGSIEVESHPSSPHAERHEVSLSTSVPSVEDIPNRECANPSSSNSSMCSIHSKK
- the LOC133696670 gene encoding DELLA protein GAI1-like, whose amino-acid sequence is MGFRCPGLETKGKSHLKPQSLGEGKDNQASFSLEAFQVLKQYEKRVKHLNKEKLEEPSNIIERNSADVPALSTEEIIKVATTTSLEYHLQRSDNLSSLCFGCALFVLTSDGVKYVELIQFLIAAAEKVGQQQFDHVSEMLSMCDQMSSATGNPVQRIVYYFTGALRERIDRETGKITPRGLFTISANVEEAMVSLSPAILECHQRMPFCQIAQLTGIQAIVESAADSKRLHVIDLKIDSGVQWIALMQALTARNDCPTELLKITAFGTTSMSKIQETGKRLAQFAETVNLPFSFNLVMVLNINDLKKESFELEDGEFIAVYSSLFLKNLLAQPNCLESLMRVIRDLRPQIMVITEPEANHNSQAFKDRFVETLLYFSAIFDCLEACMDRSDPSRMGAEGLYLSYAITNSIAKEGKERTFQCVKIDYWRAYLAEFGMEETELSMTSLYQAIQVVKKFACGSYCTLDMNGKCLITGWKGTPINSLSVWKFC